Proteins found in one Prochlorothrix hollandica PCC 9006 = CALU 1027 genomic segment:
- a CDS encoding branched-chain amino acid transaminase: MPDFLPIAYFKDRFIPFSEANVSIATHGLHYGTGAFGGLRAIPNPQNPRQILTFRLDRHSKRLSQSARFLHFDLPAAKIQQVLVDFVQKNAPTEPVYLRPFICTSEMGLVPRLHNIEKSLFVFGLPMGDYLSNDGVKCRISSWCRQEDRSFPLRGKITGAYITSSLAKTEAIESGFDEAILLNAQGKVCEATGMNIFLVRDGKLITPDVDQDVLEGITRDSIIVLAQEMGIPVVQRTVDKSELYACEEVFLCGTAAKITPIRQIENYTLPTERPVTTQLKQKLADITENRDQSHPDWIFAIDLP, from the coding sequence ATGCCAGACTTTCTGCCCATCGCTTACTTTAAAGACCGTTTTATCCCATTTAGCGAAGCCAATGTCTCGATCGCGACCCATGGCCTGCACTATGGCACCGGAGCCTTTGGGGGGTTGCGTGCCATTCCCAATCCTCAGAATCCTCGGCAGATCCTAACGTTCCGCCTCGATCGCCACAGCAAGCGTCTGAGCCAGAGCGCCCGGTTTTTACATTTCGACTTACCCGCCGCCAAAATCCAGCAGGTTTTGGTGGACTTTGTGCAAAAGAACGCCCCCACAGAGCCAGTGTACCTACGGCCCTTTATTTGCACCTCGGAAATGGGCCTAGTGCCCCGCCTGCACAACATCGAGAAATCCCTGTTTGTCTTTGGATTGCCCATGGGGGACTATCTCTCCAACGATGGGGTTAAGTGTCGCATCAGTTCCTGGTGCCGCCAGGAAGATCGCAGCTTCCCCCTCCGGGGCAAAATCACCGGTGCCTATATCACCTCGTCGTTGGCCAAAACGGAGGCGATCGAGTCCGGTTTTGATGAGGCCATTTTGCTCAATGCCCAGGGCAAAGTCTGCGAAGCCACCGGGATGAATATTTTCCTGGTGCGGGATGGCAAATTGATTACCCCCGATGTCGATCAGGATGTCCTGGAGGGGATCACCCGCGATAGCATTATAGTCCTGGCCCAGGAGATGGGGATCCCGGTGGTGCAGCGCACCGTGGACAAGTCGGAGCTATACGCCTGCGAAGAGGTGTTTCTCTGTGGCACAGCGGCTAAAATCACCCCCATTCGCCAGATCGAAAATTACACCCTGCCCACGGAGCGCCCGGTGACCACCCAACTCAAGCAAAAGCTGGCTGACATTACGGAAAATCGGGATCAGTCCCATCCCGACTGGATCTTTGCCATCGATTTACCCTAA
- a CDS encoding tetratricopeptide repeat protein: protein MDKHLALGCDRRLQRAKIAWAFTLGCWGCLTAGLTSSLTGSLTGGLPAMAQPTGADYRLQGLARRQQGDLGGAIAALQQAVALEPDNVDGQVLLGWTLHLAGEEDQAAAVLAKSLRSNPVHVPSLNALGIVYLVDGQLWRAVATHSQAVLVDPDNEIGFYNLSLALERLELFPWAIATAEAAWDREPQNPHAPVALALARWGQGDQAGAVAAYGQALALDDRYGDGAFLAYLTEAGFSGEQIDRSRDILNAVERF from the coding sequence ATGGATAAGCATTTGGCCTTGGGTTGCGATCGCAGGTTGCAGCGGGCAAAAATAGCCTGGGCCTTCACCCTAGGGTGCTGGGGTTGTCTCACCGCTGGACTTACTAGTTCCCTCACCGGTTCCCTCACCGGGGGACTGCCCGCCATGGCCCAACCCACAGGAGCCGATTATCGGTTGCAAGGGTTGGCGCGGCGGCAACAGGGGGACTTGGGGGGGGCGATCGCCGCCCTGCAACAGGCCGTAGCCCTGGAACCGGACAATGTAGATGGGCAAGTGTTGTTGGGGTGGACCCTGCACCTGGCAGGGGAGGAGGACCAAGCAGCGGCAGTGTTAGCCAAGAGTTTGCGATCGAACCCCGTCCATGTGCCCAGCCTCAATGCCTTGGGCATTGTTTACCTGGTGGATGGGCAACTGTGGCGGGCCGTGGCGACCCATAGCCAAGCGGTCTTGGTGGATCCCGACAATGAAATTGGCTTTTATAACCTCAGTTTGGCCCTAGAGCGATTGGAGTTATTCCCCTGGGCGATCGCCACCGCCGAAGCAGCGTGGGATCGGGAACCCCAAAACCCCCATGCTCCCGTGGCCTTAGCCTTGGCCCGCTGGGGTCAGGGGGATCAGGCCGGAGCAGTAGCCGCCTATGGTCAAGCCTTGGCCCTAGACGATCGCTACGGGGATGGGGCGTTTTTAGCCTATCTGACGGAAGCGGGGTTTAGTGGGGAACAAATCGATCGCAGTCGGGACATTTTGAATGCCGTTGAGCGATTTTAA
- a CDS encoding type II toxin-antitoxin system RelE/ParE family toxin, producing MTQISKVVVWLRGEVKTPPFSSKARVEMGVLLRCLQQGEQIRLPCSRPMPSIGLRCHELRVQDEDKIWRLVYRIDRDAIVILEVFQKTTQKTPQQVIRACQQRLKQYDS from the coding sequence ATGACTCAAATCAGTAAAGTGGTCGTATGGCTTCGCGGCGAGGTTAAGACCCCTCCCTTCAGTTCCAAGGCGCGCGTCGAGATGGGAGTGCTACTGCGGTGTTTACAGCAGGGAGAACAGATAAGACTTCCATGCTCCCGTCCCATGCCCAGTATCGGCTTGCGCTGCCATGAGCTGAGGGTTCAAGACGAAGACAAGATTTGGCGCTTGGTGTACCGTATTGATAGAGATGCGATCGTCATCCTAGAGGTTTTTCAGAAGACGACCCAAAAGACTCCACAGCAGGTGATTCGGGCCTGTCAACAGCGTTTGAAGCAGTACGATAGTTGA
- a CDS encoding YifB family Mg chelatase-like AAA ATPase encodes MLARVWSAAIVGIDAVKVGVEVDVSGGLPSIVLVGLPDTAVQESRERVKTALKNAGYMPPMRKVIINLTPADLRKEGPSFDLPLSIGILAASEQISPELLGDYLFLGEVSLDGSLRAIAGVLPIAAAAQAMGMVGLVVPEDNAQEAALVDGLKVFGFKHLAEVGNFLNNPLLYPPVPTPDRRAQLQATPPSLDLRDVKGQAHARRALEIAAAGGHNLIFVGPPGSGKTMLARRLSGILPPLNLEEALEVTQIHSVAGLLKERGSLVRDRPFRSPHHSASGPSLVGGGSYPRPGEISLAHRGVLFLDELTEFKRDVLEFLRQPLEDGQVTISRTRQSVSFPARFTLVASTNPCPCGYYGDTIQPCTCSPRQRENYWAKLSGPLMDRIDLQVAANRLKPEEITQQLEGEPSLPVRDRVQAARQRTLDRLQNDHIQCNADMESRHLRRWCVLDDTSRMVLEGAIRKLGLSARATDRILKVSRTIADLAGSDHLQTPHVAEAIQYRTIDRMQ; translated from the coding sequence ATGTTAGCGAGGGTTTGGAGCGCGGCGATCGTCGGCATTGATGCGGTCAAGGTAGGAGTAGAAGTGGATGTGTCTGGCGGACTTCCCTCCATTGTTCTCGTGGGTCTGCCGGATACCGCCGTCCAAGAATCCCGCGAACGGGTCAAAACGGCCCTCAAGAATGCGGGCTATATGCCCCCCATGCGTAAGGTCATTATTAACCTGACCCCTGCCGATCTGCGTAAAGAAGGACCTAGTTTTGATTTACCCCTCAGCATCGGCATTTTAGCCGCCTCCGAACAGATTAGCCCCGAACTCCTGGGGGATTATTTATTTTTGGGGGAGGTGTCCCTGGATGGGAGCCTGCGGGCCATTGCGGGAGTCTTGCCCATCGCCGCCGCCGCCCAAGCCATGGGCATGGTTGGGTTAGTGGTTCCGGAAGACAACGCCCAGGAAGCCGCCCTGGTGGACGGTCTCAAGGTTTTTGGCTTTAAGCATTTGGCCGAGGTGGGTAACTTCCTCAATAACCCCTTGCTCTATCCACCGGTGCCCACCCCCGATCGTCGCGCCCAACTCCAAGCCACTCCCCCCAGCCTTGATCTGCGGGACGTGAAAGGCCAAGCCCATGCCCGCCGCGCCCTGGAAATCGCCGCCGCCGGTGGCCATAACCTGATTTTTGTCGGTCCCCCCGGCAGCGGTAAAACCATGTTGGCCCGACGACTATCGGGAATTTTGCCCCCCCTCAACCTGGAGGAAGCCCTGGAAGTGACCCAGATTCATTCTGTGGCCGGGTTGCTGAAGGAACGGGGCAGTTTGGTGCGCGATCGCCCCTTCCGCAGTCCTCACCACTCCGCCTCGGGTCCGTCCCTGGTGGGAGGCGGCAGTTATCCCCGACCGGGGGAAATCTCCCTAGCCCATCGCGGTGTACTTTTTTTGGACGAATTAACCGAGTTTAAGCGAGATGTGCTGGAATTTCTGCGGCAACCCCTGGAAGATGGCCAGGTCACCATTTCTCGCACGCGCCAGTCGGTATCCTTCCCGGCTCGCTTTACCTTGGTGGCCAGTACCAACCCCTGCCCCTGTGGCTACTATGGCGACACGATCCAGCCCTGCACCTGTAGCCCCCGCCAACGGGAAAATTACTGGGCGAAGTTGTCGGGTCCCTTGATGGACCGCATTGATCTCCAGGTGGCCGCCAACCGCCTCAAGCCGGAGGAGATCACCCAGCAACTGGAGGGAGAACCCTCTCTGCCGGTGCGCGATCGCGTCCAAGCGGCCCGTCAACGCACCCTCGATCGCCTTCAGAATGACCATATCCAATGCAACGCCGACATGGAGAGCCGCCACTTGCGCCGCTGGTGTGTCCTGGATGACACCAGCCGCATGGTGCTGGAGGGGGCGATCCGCAAGTTGGGTCTGTCGGCCCGCGCCACCGATCGCATTCTCAAGGTGTCCCGCACCATTGCCGATTTAGCGGGATCGGACCACCTCCAAACCCCCCATGTGGCGGAGGCGATTCAATATCGCACCATCGATCGAATGCAGTAG
- a CDS encoding TRC40/GET3/ArsA family transport-energizing ATPase, with protein MRVILMTGKGGVGKTSVAAATGLRCAEEGHKTLVLSTDPAHSLADSFDLELSHEPRQIKPNLWGAELDALRELEGNWGAVKRYITDVLQARGLDGVAAEELAILPGMDEIFSLVRMKRHYDEGEFEVLIIDSAPTGTALRLLSLPEVAGWYMRRFYKPFQAVSVALRPLVEPLFRPIAGFSLPNQEVMDAPYEFYEQIEALEKILTDPTKTSVRLVTNPERMVIKESLRAHAYLCLYNVSTDLVVANRIIPDTVTDPFFKRWKENQEEHRQEIHDNFRPLPVKEVPLYSEEMCGLAALERLKETLYAGEDAAQVYYKETTLRVVQQPDNNYSLEVYLPGIPKHQVELSKTGDELNIRIGNHRRNLVLPQSLALLQPSGAKMEEDYLKIRFSSVS; from the coding sequence ATGCGCGTAATCTTAATGACCGGGAAAGGCGGAGTTGGTAAGACTTCGGTGGCCGCTGCAACGGGTCTCCGTTGTGCCGAGGAAGGCCATAAAACCCTTGTGCTTAGCACCGATCCCGCCCACTCCCTCGCCGACAGCTTTGACCTGGAACTGAGCCACGAACCTCGCCAGATTAAGCCCAACCTGTGGGGGGCAGAACTGGATGCCCTCCGGGAACTGGAGGGGAATTGGGGAGCAGTGAAGCGCTACATCACCGATGTGCTTCAGGCGCGGGGACTGGATGGGGTTGCTGCGGAAGAACTGGCTATTTTGCCGGGAATGGACGAGATTTTCAGCCTTGTGCGCATGAAGCGCCACTATGACGAAGGGGAATTTGAGGTACTGATTATCGATTCCGCCCCCACGGGAACGGCGTTGCGTCTTCTCAGTTTGCCGGAGGTGGCGGGGTGGTATATGCGCCGCTTCTACAAGCCTTTCCAGGCGGTATCCGTGGCTCTGCGTCCCTTGGTGGAGCCTCTGTTCAGGCCGATCGCTGGGTTTTCCCTCCCTAATCAAGAGGTCATGGATGCCCCCTATGAGTTCTATGAACAAATCGAAGCTCTGGAGAAAATCCTCACCGATCCTACTAAAACCTCGGTGCGTTTGGTCACCAATCCGGAGCGCATGGTCATTAAGGAATCCCTCCGCGCCCATGCCTACCTCTGTCTTTATAATGTCAGCACCGATCTGGTCGTTGCCAATCGCATTATCCCCGACACGGTAACGGATCCCTTCTTTAAGCGCTGGAAGGAAAACCAGGAGGAACATCGCCAGGAAATCCACGACAATTTCCGTCCGCTACCGGTGAAAGAAGTTCCCCTTTATTCTGAGGAAATGTGTGGGTTAGCGGCCTTGGAACGGCTGAAAGAAACCCTCTATGCCGGGGAAGATGCGGCCCAGGTTTATTACAAGGAAACCACGCTGCGGGTGGTGCAACAGCCGGACAATAACTATAGCCTAGAGGTCTATTTGCCGGGAATTCCTAAGCATCAGGTGGAACTGAGCAAAACCGGGGATGAACTGAATATTCGCATTGGCAATCACCGCCGCAATTTGGTGTTACCTCAATCCCTCGCCCTCTTGCAACCCTCTGGGGCAAAAATGGAGGAGGATTATCTCAAAATTCGATTTTCTTCCGTTAGTTAA
- a CDS encoding agmatine deiminase family protein, with product MVSRRKVMQATALFTGGLLLSCSPGQTLSPSPKSPQRRTGLMPDEGSPHQRTWMAFGASAAIWGADLLPEVERNLVTIAHTIAHYEPVSMLVRPGEYDRARNLLGSAIDLVTCPLDDLWIRDTGPTFVVGEGGQKAAIDFNFNGWGQKQSFKQDGKVAALVTQRAGADAITTAWVLEGGCLEVDGQGTALVTESCVLNDNRNPGLRAADCEAELKTLLGVEKIIWLPGIRGKDITDGHTDFYGRFAAPGVVLAGYDPDPESYDHAVTLRHLEILRSATDAHDRPLTVKVLEAPTILRDTYLTEDFAPGYVGFYLCNGAVIMQEFGDGEADAMAQDSLRETFPDRDIIALNIDGIAAGGGTIHCTTQQEPLI from the coding sequence ATGGTTTCTCGGCGAAAAGTCATGCAGGCTACGGCTCTGTTTACGGGGGGGTTGCTTCTGAGTTGTTCTCCTGGTCAAACCTTGTCCCCTAGCCCTAAATCCCCCCAACGACGCACCGGACTGATGCCCGATGAAGGCTCACCTCACCAGCGCACCTGGATGGCCTTTGGAGCCAGTGCCGCCATCTGGGGGGCAGATCTGCTGCCGGAAGTGGAGCGCAACCTGGTGACGATCGCCCACACCATTGCCCACTATGAGCCGGTGTCGATGTTAGTGCGGCCAGGGGAGTACGATCGCGCCCGTAATCTGCTGGGTTCAGCCATTGACCTGGTGACCTGTCCCCTGGATGACCTGTGGATCCGGGATACGGGTCCCACTTTTGTGGTGGGGGAGGGGGGACAAAAAGCGGCGATCGACTTTAATTTCAACGGTTGGGGCCAGAAACAATCTTTTAAGCAGGATGGCAAGGTGGCGGCCTTGGTGACCCAACGGGCCGGAGCCGATGCCATCACCACCGCCTGGGTTTTGGAGGGGGGCTGTTTGGAAGTGGATGGCCAAGGCACCGCCCTGGTGACCGAAAGCTGTGTGCTCAATGACAACCGCAACCCAGGGCTGAGGGCAGCAGACTGTGAAGCCGAACTCAAAACCCTATTGGGCGTGGAAAAAATTATCTGGTTACCGGGGATTCGGGGCAAAGATATTACCGATGGCCACACCGATTTCTATGGTCGTTTTGCTGCCCCAGGGGTTGTTTTGGCCGGTTATGATCCCGACCCAGAGTCCTATGATCATGCCGTAACCTTGCGGCATTTAGAGATACTACGATCGGCCACCGATGCCCACGATCGCCCCTTAACCGTCAAGGTTCTAGAAGCTCCCACAATCCTCCGGGATACTTACCTAACGGAGGATTTTGCTCCGGGCTATGTCGGCTTTTATCTCTGTAATGGAGCCGTAATTATGCAGGAGTTTGGGGATGGCGAGGCGGATGCTATGGCCCAAGATAGTTTGCGGGAAACTTTTCCCGATCGGGATATTATTGCCCTCAATATTGATGGAATTGCAGCCGGGGGTGGGACAATCCATTGTACTACCCAACAGGAACCCCTGATTTAA
- a CDS encoding MFS transporter gives MFKKFIKSFNLPLRFWVIALIAFINSVSFTIIIPILYPYAKELGLTDFEASLLTTAYAISQFLATPILGRLSDAWGRKPLLIASLIGTVVANLISSVATVAWVLFAARILDGLTGGNNSIANAIISDSTEPQERPKAFGLFDAAFRSGFVTGPAISYGAQLLPPLPGVSPLGMSFAAAALIALVSVVLTWVILPETLPAQKRSSVSWGWGMFGLDKMVTGLVQVPLGNVFTLTLLSGITFTVFTFGFQPFFLEVLNQDAKGLAILFTVFGVLGIMAQIFFVGPLTRRFNLVQLLCAAIAARSLIFLLIPTLPTLPVFVLLICSLSLTNAFPMPILTTLISLKSDPQKQGEMMGLNASYLSMSNAIGPMVSGWLVGFGYGVPFWVAGVMAALTATYGLRLRSLLRD, from the coding sequence ATGTTTAAGAAATTTATTAAGTCTTTCAACCTGCCCCTGAGATTCTGGGTCATTGCCCTGATTGCCTTTATTAATTCTGTTAGCTTTACGATCATTATTCCCATTCTTTATCCCTATGCAAAAGAACTAGGATTAACTGATTTTGAAGCCAGTTTATTAACCACTGCCTACGCCATTTCCCAATTCCTTGCCACCCCTATTTTAGGGCGTTTGTCCGATGCCTGGGGGCGTAAACCCTTGCTGATTGCCAGCCTGATTGGAACCGTTGTGGCTAATCTGATTTCCAGTGTGGCGACGGTGGCCTGGGTTCTGTTTGCAGCGCGGATTTTGGATGGCTTGACGGGGGGCAATAACTCCATTGCCAACGCCATCATTAGCGACAGCACCGAACCCCAGGAACGGCCTAAAGCCTTTGGTTTATTTGATGCGGCGTTTCGATCGGGCTTTGTCACCGGACCCGCCATTAGCTATGGGGCGCAACTGCTGCCTCCCCTGCCGGGTGTTTCCCCCTTGGGCATGAGTTTTGCAGCCGCCGCGTTAATTGCCCTGGTGTCGGTGGTCTTAACCTGGGTGATTTTACCGGAGACCCTCCCTGCCCAAAAACGGTCTTCGGTGTCATGGGGCTGGGGCATGTTTGGTCTGGATAAAATGGTCACGGGCTTGGTGCAAGTCCCCCTAGGTAATGTCTTTACCCTAACTCTGCTGTCGGGGATAACCTTTACGGTTTTTACCTTTGGATTTCAGCCCTTTTTTCTGGAAGTGTTGAACCAGGATGCTAAGGGTCTAGCCATTCTGTTTACGGTGTTTGGGGTGTTGGGAATTATGGCCCAAATCTTCTTTGTGGGACCGTTGACTCGCCGCTTTAATTTGGTGCAGTTGCTGTGTGCCGCGATCGCCGCCCGATCCCTGATTTTTCTCCTAATCCCCACCCTACCGACCCTGCCCGTCTTCGTGCTGCTGATCTGTTCCCTCTCCCTCACCAATGCCTTCCCCATGCCCATCCTCACCACCCTCATTTCCCTCAAGAGTGATCCCCAGAAACAGGGGGAAATGATGGGACTCAATGCCTCCTATTTAAGTATGTCCAATGCCATTGGTCCCATGGTGTCGGGGTGGCTGGTGGGATTTGGCTATGGGGTGCCGTTTTGGGTGGCGGGGGTGATGGCAGCGTTGACCGCAACCTATGGGTTACGGCTGCGATCGCTGCTGCGGGATTAA
- a CDS encoding thioredoxin produces the protein MHFTWEPSTSGRVLAPGPTLLGTYNRGNHGGIAPTQIGEPTPGKWTLSHRLRSVV, from the coding sequence GTGCATTTCACCTGGGAACCATCGACTTCGGGTAGGGTTCTCGCCCCCGGGCCGACCCTCTTAGGGACCTACAACCGGGGCAACCACGGGGGGATTGCCCCTACCCAAATCGGTGAACCCACCCCAGGGAAATGGACCCTCTCACATCGCCTAAGGTCTGTTGTCTAG
- a CDS encoding M20 family metallopeptidase — protein sequence MLNRIKDLTQQLAPRLIDIRRHIHAHPELSGHEQQTATYIAGVLSSTGLQVREAVGRTGVVGELAGSGADGRRVALRTDMDALPMEERTGLSYASRNLGLMHACGHDVHATVGLGTAMVLAQLGEPLPGDVRFLFQPAEEIAQGAQWMVDAGTVDDVDALFGLHVFPSIPGGEIGVRYGALTAAADELEIVILGESGHGARPHEAIDAIWIASQVITNLQQAISRTQNPLRPIVLSIGQIQGGRAPNIIADRVTLTGTVRSLHPDTYETLPLWIEALVANVCASYRAKYEFTYRRLVPSVQNDRALTQIIEQAFTEAYGSDLLQNLLEPSLGAEDFSVYLAKTPGTMFRLGVGFRDRPNYPLHHPQFDVDEQAIAVGVVTLAYGIYRYWQR from the coding sequence GTGTTAAACCGTATTAAAGACCTCACCCAACAGCTTGCTCCCCGTCTCATTGATATTCGTCGCCACATCCACGCCCACCCCGAACTGAGTGGCCACGAGCAACAAACCGCCACTTATATTGCTGGGGTGCTGTCCTCTACGGGTCTCCAGGTGCGGGAAGCCGTGGGGCGCACGGGGGTGGTGGGGGAGTTGGCGGGCAGTGGAGCCGATGGGCGGCGGGTGGCCCTGCGCACCGATATGGATGCCCTGCCCATGGAGGAACGCACCGGATTGTCCTATGCCTCCCGCAATTTGGGGTTGATGCACGCCTGTGGCCACGATGTCCATGCCACCGTGGGTTTGGGCACTGCCATGGTTTTGGCCCAACTGGGGGAACCGTTGCCCGGTGATGTGCGCTTTTTGTTTCAGCCCGCCGAAGAAATTGCCCAGGGTGCCCAGTGGATGGTGGATGCGGGCACGGTGGATGATGTGGATGCGTTGTTTGGGCTGCATGTGTTCCCGTCGATCCCAGGGGGGGAGATTGGGGTGCGCTATGGGGCGCTGACGGCGGCGGCGGATGAGCTGGAAATTGTGATTTTGGGGGAGTCGGGCCATGGGGCGCGGCCCCACGAGGCGATCGATGCCATTTGGATCGCCTCCCAGGTGATTACTAATCTGCAACAGGCCATCAGCCGCACCCAAAACCCCCTCCGTCCCATTGTCTTGAGTATTGGCCAAATCCAAGGGGGTCGTGCCCCCAATATCATTGCCGATCGGGTAACCCTGACGGGCACGGTGCGATCGCTGCACCCGGACACCTATGAGACCCTGCCCCTGTGGATCGAGGCACTGGTGGCCAATGTTTGCGCCAGTTATCGGGCCAAGTATGAGTTTACCTATCGCCGCCTGGTGCCGTCGGTGCAGAACGATCGCGCCCTCACCCAAATCATTGAACAGGCGTTCACGGAAGCCTATGGCAGTGATTTATTGCAAAATTTGCTGGAACCGTCCCTGGGGGCGGAAGATTTCTCTGTTTACCTGGCCAAAACCCCCGGTACCATGTTCCGTTTGGGGGTGGGGTTTCGCGATCGGCCCAACTATCCCCTCCACCATCCCCAGTTTGATGTGGATGAACAGGCGATCGCCGTGGGAGTTGTGACCCTAGCCTATGGCATCTATAGGTATTGGCAGCGGTAA
- the bicA gene encoding bicarbonate transporter BicA, with protein MQITNVIHFKNLKGDIFGGITAAVIALPMALAFGVASGAGPEAGLYGAVLVGFFAALFGGTPTLISEPTGPMTVIMTSVIATMVARYPENPDYGLSLAFGVVILAGIFQIAFGVLRLGQYVTLMPYTVISGFMTGIGVILVILQIAPFLGQATPKGGVLGVLGNMPNLIGNISPPELVLGAITIAILFLTPRQWKRIVPPQLLALVAGTVLSLILFPSLDIRRIGEISAGLPVLRIPSFPLADLKVMVVNGAVLGMLGCIDALLTSVVADSLTRVEHDSNKELVGQGIGNIVSGLFGGLAGAGATMGTVVNIQSGGRTALSGLVRASILLVVVVWAAPLTQDIPMAVLAGIALKVGIDIIDWGFLKRAHNISWKATFIMYGVITLTVLVDLMVAVGVGIFVANILTIDSLSKLRSKDVKAITDVDDSIVLDPEEKVLLQAAQGKLLLFHLSGPMIFGVAKAIAREHNLAHNYQVMVFDLTDVPLLGVTSSLAIENAIEEAIDNNRTVFVVGASGKTLQRLKKLGLLDRLSPNQFQTHRLEALKQSLAIIQAQFPPVAPDSHVLEGGETLDPVPQPPATV; from the coding sequence ATGCAAATTACCAACGTCATTCATTTTAAAAACCTTAAAGGGGATATTTTCGGCGGGATCACAGCCGCTGTCATCGCCCTGCCCATGGCCCTAGCCTTTGGGGTTGCCTCAGGGGCCGGACCCGAAGCCGGACTCTATGGAGCCGTCTTAGTGGGTTTCTTTGCGGCCCTGTTTGGGGGGACTCCCACCCTGATTTCCGAACCCACGGGTCCCATGACGGTGATCATGACCTCCGTCATCGCCACCATGGTTGCCCGATACCCAGAAAACCCCGATTATGGGTTGTCCCTGGCCTTTGGGGTGGTGATCTTAGCCGGTATCTTCCAAATTGCATTTGGGGTATTACGCTTAGGTCAATATGTTACCCTCATGCCCTATACCGTCATATCTGGTTTTATGACTGGTATTGGTGTGATTTTAGTTATATTGCAGATCGCCCCCTTCCTTGGCCAAGCTACGCCTAAGGGTGGGGTTCTGGGGGTATTGGGCAATATGCCCAATCTGATTGGGAACATCAGCCCCCCGGAGTTGGTGTTGGGGGCTATCACCATTGCCATTCTCTTTTTGACCCCACGCCAGTGGAAGCGCATTGTCCCCCCCCAGTTGCTGGCGCTGGTGGCCGGTACGGTGCTGTCCCTGATCCTGTTTCCGAGCCTCGACATTCGCCGCATTGGTGAGATTTCCGCCGGTTTACCGGTTCTCAGAATCCCCAGTTTCCCCCTGGCAGATTTGAAGGTGATGGTGGTGAATGGGGCGGTGTTGGGGATGCTGGGCTGTATCGATGCTCTGCTGACCTCGGTGGTGGCCGATAGCTTAACCCGCGTTGAACATGACTCCAACAAGGAACTGGTGGGCCAAGGCATTGGCAATATTGTGTCGGGTCTGTTTGGGGGCTTGGCGGGAGCCGGAGCCACCATGGGCACGGTAGTCAATATCCAATCGGGTGGACGCACGGCTCTGTCGGGTCTGGTGCGGGCCAGCATTTTGCTGGTGGTGGTGGTGTGGGCGGCTCCCCTGACCCAGGATATCCCCATGGCGGTGCTGGCGGGGATTGCCCTGAAGGTGGGGATTGATATCATCGACTGGGGTTTTCTAAAACGCGCCCACAATATTTCCTGGAAAGCCACCTTTATTATGTACGGGGTGATCACCCTGACGGTGTTGGTGGATCTGATGGTGGCGGTGGGAGTGGGCATCTTTGTGGCCAATATTCTGACCATTGATAGCCTCAGCAAATTGCGATCGAAGGATGTCAAGGCGATCACCGATGTCGATGACAGTATTGTTCTGGATCCGGAAGAGAAGGTGCTGTTACAAGCGGCCCAGGGTAAGTTGCTGTTGTTCCACCTCAGTGGTCCGATGATTTTTGGGGTGGCTAAGGCCATTGCGCGGGAGCATAATTTGGCCCACAACTATCAGGTGATGGTGTTTGACTTGACGGATGTGCCTCTGTTGGGGGTAACGTCGTCCCTGGCCATTGAGAATGCTATTGAGGAGGCGATCGATAACAATCGCACGGTGTTTGTGGTGGGGGCATCGGGCAAAACCTTGCAGCGTCTGAAGAAGTTGGGTTTGCTCGATCGCCTCAGCCCCAACCAGTTCCAGACCCATCGTCTGGAGGCGCTGAAGCAGTCCCTGGCGATTATCCAAGCCCAATTCCCCCCGGTTGCCCCCGATTCCCATGTCTTGGAGGGTGGCGAGACCCTAGACCCGGTACCCCAACCCCCCGCTACGGTTTAG
- a CDS encoding DUF3024 domain-containing protein — MAPRKKSQKKSQKKVWVFTPPKPVKPQVPDSLKRLVQEQADDLIENILKPKHVKPAEPGKLFNHPVDIYSKWYRSYFYFCAKHDYAYPDPINPSFETRFARMEYVEADLFTISYMRHTGKWYELYEKLPLSECLRLIAEGHHFFIS; from the coding sequence ATGGCACCTAGGAAAAAAAGTCAGAAGAAGAGTCAGAAGAAGGTATGGGTTTTTACTCCCCCGAAGCCAGTAAAACCCCAGGTGCCGGATTCTCTAAAGCGTCTTGTTCAAGAACAGGCGGATGATCTGATTGAAAATATTCTGAAACCCAAGCATGTAAAACCCGCTGAACCCGGTAAACTTTTCAATCACCCTGTTGATATTTATTCAAAGTGGTATCGCAGTTATTTCTATTTCTGTGCCAAACATGATTATGCCTATCCAGATCCCATTAATCCATCTTTTGAAACCCGGTTTGCCAGGATGGAGTATGTGGAGGCTGATCTGTTTACTATTTCCTATATGCGGCACACGGGAAAATGGTATGAACTCTATGAAAAACTGCCTCTGTCTGAATGTTTAAGGTTAATCGCAGAAGGTCACCACTTTTTTATATCGTGA